ATTGATGTGCCACCCCTCGGCGATCGACAGGGACAAGCGGATATCACCGCTTTCGCGATGGTCCAGCAATGTGACGCGGACATGCCCGCCGCCGGCAAACCTCGTCCTTCCGGTGCCGCCCCATTGCAGTTCTTGTAGAGCGGTCAAGAGGTAACCGCGCAGATCCGAATAGGAGGCTGCGTGACCGGAAAGGGCGGAGGCAAGGTCATAGGCGCTCAGTTCCAGTTCCGGCGCCCGCATGCGCTGAGACAATCTGGCAAACAGCGTCAGGGCCAGTGCGTTGCCGGAGGGGAGTTCCGTGTCGTCCAGCGGCACGATGCGGGTCACGCCTTCACTCGCCTCGGTCATGTTGTATCCCGCCGCCGCCGCTCCAAACCGGTTCTGAACTTCATCGGCCATACGACGGGCCGCCTCCAGCCACGCCTTTTGCTCGCTGGGATCAGTGCTGACATCGTGGAGCGTGAGAAAGGCAAGGCCGAGACCGGCATAATCGGCCAGCTGCCCGGGGATGGCGGTTTCGCCCTCGAAATGGACGCGCTTCAGGCCATCCTCATCCAGCATGTTTTTTGAGATGAAAGTGGCCGCGGTGGTCGCCGCGTCGGCATAGTCAGGACGTTCCAGACTGTTTCCCGCTTCGGCCAGGGTCTGGATCATCATCGCGTTCCAGGAAACCACGATCTTGCGATCTGTCTGCGGGGCAGGTCGTTCGGAGCGCAACGCCTTCATGCGCTGAAGAATGCCGTCGAGACGCTGCCGGAACGCCTGCGGGTCGCGTTCATAGTCGGCTGCGATCTCCTCGGTTGCCGTGTTGAGTGTCAGAACGTTGCTGCCTTCGAAATTGCCGTCCTCGGAAATTCCGTAAAGATCCCGGACAAAACTCTGGTCACCGCCAAGGGCAGCAATCTGGTCCGGCGTCCAGGTGTAATAGGAGCCTTCCGCCTTGATGCCATCTTCCGACCTGCTGTCGGCGTCCTGGGCGGAATAGAATGCGCCCTCCGGCTCTCTAAGGTCGCTCAGCACATAGTCAAAGAGCCGCTCTGCCGCGCGGCGATACCGGTCTTCACCCGTCAGCTGCCAGGCCCGGACCAGCAGGCGGCCTGTGAGAGCCTGCGTGTAAAGCATCTTTTCAAAATGCGGCACGGCCCATTCCGGATCGATGGCGTAGCGATGGAAGCCACCGCCGACCTGGTCGTGAATCCCGCCCCGGATCATGCCGTCGAGCAGATTGGTGACCGCGGTCAGGGCGTCAGCGTCGCCTGTTCGTTCCGCATGATCCAGCAGGAAATGAAACAGCGTCTCGCGCGGAAATTTTGGCGCGGTGCCATAACCGCCGTGAAACGGATCGAGCTTGGCATAGGTCTCATTTGCAATCCCCGCGATGAGTTCCGGGGTGATTTCCCGGGCTGCGGCCTTGCGCACCAGGTAACCGGAGA
This genomic interval from Labrenzia sp. VG12 contains the following:
- a CDS encoding DUF255 domain-containing protein; the encoded protein is MRGIILAFALLIAVSDAAAQANKGSHLAGSTSPYLLQHLDNPVDWYPWGPEALERAKAENRLILVSVGYASCHWCHVMEEESFMNEEIAGLLNRDFISIKIDRESRPDLDEQFMTVTQMITGGGGWPNTVFLTPDGAPFFATTYVPPAELKDMLGAVQDAFVDEPDQVAQEGRRISQAVSGYLVRKAAAREITPELIAGIANETYAKLDPFHGGYGTAPKFPRETLFHFLLDHAERTGDADALTAVTNLLDGMIRGGIHDQVGGGFHRYAIDPEWAVPHFEKMLYTQALTGRLLVRAWQLTGEDRYRRAAERLFDYVLSDLREPEGAFYSAQDADSRSEDGIKAEGSYYTWTPDQIAALGGDQSFVRDLYGISEDGNFEGSNVLTLNTATEEIAADYERDPQAFRQRLDGILQRMKALRSERPAPQTDRKIVVSWNAMMIQTLAEAGNSLERPDYADAATTAATFISKNMLDEDGLKRVHFEGETAIPGQLADYAGLGLAFLTLHDVSTDPSEQKAWLEAARRMADEVQNRFGAAAAGYNMTEASEGVTRIVPLDDTELPSGNALALTLFARLSQRMRAPELELSAYDLASALSGHAASYSDLRGYLLTALQELQWGGTGRTRFAGGGHVRVTLLDHRESGDIRLSLSIAEGWHINAHKPLSDFVVPTRLVLEGQDLLPVRYPAPVVKTLAFSGTELALLEGAFDIAAEQPDAPDLERPLKATLTLQACNNEICLEPEELTFVLW